The following coding sequences lie in one Rutidosis leptorrhynchoides isolate AG116_Rl617_1_P2 chromosome 4, CSIRO_AGI_Rlap_v1, whole genome shotgun sequence genomic window:
- the LOC139841937 gene encoding uncharacterized protein produces MKKDLEKLVNINQSAFIPGRAIQDNILVTRELLKGYNRLNGPKRCALKIDLQKTYDTVSWSFLKSILAKFGFHDKMVGWIMNCVSTTKFSVCINNEIKGYFHGGRGLRQGDPISPYLFTLVMEVLNLILANSIKVNPLFKFHVGCKKMKLTHVCFADDLLVFCHGDVNSIKVIKQALEEFSQVSGLLPDMHKSTVFFGSVNMGLQNEITQLLPFKVGKLPVKYLGVPLLDKRLGVADCREIIDKIKCELSKGKAKVAWKIVCTPKNQGGLGLKHLREWNDVLLTKQLWKLIEQKDSLWFNWVNIVKLKGRTIWEIEGKQNDSWGWKQLLELRDRVKDHVDVDDQGLVKWITNNGSKANPKHAFIVWLAFLDRLTTQEKLMNWYPNQCLKCELCGKCEDSSKHLFFDCDYSNKVWNELKKRLLFRGLPDNLQGIVNMLANFPFRSQIWDIINRLTVAAGVYHVWQERNSRVFNRRRRKIEDLVMHIEDVIRMKLTTFSVKSTNAMIRAAKNWDLEVIGGRLVVKAGSPNCDDEDERSFRFKI; encoded by the exons ATGAAGAAAGACTTGGAAAAACTGGTTAACATCAATCAAAGTGCATTCATACCTGGAAGAGCTATCCAAGATAACATTCTCGTCACTCGGGAGCTTTTAAAGGGATATAATAGATTGAATGGTCCAAAAAGGTGTGCCCTCAAAATCGATCTACAAAAAACATATGACACAGTAAGTTGGAGTTTTCTGAAATCTATCTTGGCCAAGTTTGGTTTTCATGACAAAATGGTTGGGTGGATTATGAACTGTGTTTCTACTACAAAGTTTTCAGTGTGTATCAACAATGAGATTAAAGGATACTTTCATGGAGGTAGAGGTTTAAGGCAAGGAGACCCCATATCTCCTTACCTATTTACCCTTGTTATGGAGGTTCTCAATTTAATATTGGCAAACAGTATCAAAGTTAATCCTTTATTCAAATTTCATGTGGGCTGCAAAAAAATGAAACTTACACATGTATGCTTTGCTGATGATTTGCTGGTTTTCTGTCATGGTGATGTCAACTCAATCAAAGTTATTAAGCAGGCTTTGGAGGAATTCAGTCAAGTTTCTGGACTTTTGCCTGATATGCACAAAAGCACTGTTTTCTTTGGTAGTGTGAATATGGGTCTGCAAAATGAAATTACCCAATTATTGCCTTTTAAAGTAGGTAAGCTGCCAGTAAAGTACCTTGGTGTTCCTCTTTTAGACAAAAGGCTTGGAGTTGCTGATTGCAGGGAAATTATTGACAAAATTAAAT GTGAGTTATCTAAAGGAAAAGCAAAGGTGGCATGGAAAATAGTATGTACTCCTAAAAATCAAGGAGGTTTGGGTTTAAAACATCTAAGAGAATGGAATGATGTCCTTTTAACCAAACAGCTATGGAAACTGATTGAGCAGAAAGATTCCTTATGGTTTAATTGGGTGAACATTGTAAAACTAAAAGGAAGAACTATTTGGGAGATTGAAGGCAAACAGAATGATAGCTGGGGATGGAAGCAATTATTGGAATTAAGAGATAGAGTTAAAGATCATGTGGATGTGGATGATCAAGGTTTGGTTAAATGGATTACTAATAATGGCAGTAAG GCTAATCCTAAGCATGCATTCATTGTATGGTTAGCTtttcttgatagacttactacacaGGAGAAACTGATGAATTGGTATCCAAATCAGTGTTTGAAATGTGAGCTTTGTGGAAAATGTGAAGATTCTTCCAAGCACCTATTCTTTGATTGTGATTATTCTAATAAGGTGTGGAATGAGCTAAAAAAGAGACTATTATTCAGGGGTCTTCCTGATAATTTGCAAGGCATTGTCAATATGCTTGCTAATTTCCCCTTTAGAAGCCAAATATGGGATATCATTAACAGACTTACTGTAGCTGCTGGTGTATACCATGTATGGCAGGAAAGAAATAGCAGAGTATTCAATAGGAGGAGAAGGAAGATTGAGGATCTGGTGATGCACATTGAAGATGTAATTCGAATGAAATTGACTACCTTTTCTGTAAAAAGTACGAATGCTATGATAAGAGCTGCCAAGAATTGGGACTTAGAGGTGATTGGGGGTAGACTGGTGGTTAAAGCTGGAAGCCCTAATTGTGATGATGAAGATGAGAGGTCATTTCGGTTCAAGATTTAA